A DNA window from Centropristis striata isolate RG_2023a ecotype Rhode Island chromosome 10, C.striata_1.0, whole genome shotgun sequence contains the following coding sequences:
- the LOC131979494 gene encoding helix-loop-helix protein 2-like — MMLSPDQSGLPWGQRDTESLLDTFNVQCGSMPAEPEDGEGKARSVHVPGLSREEKRRRRRATAKYRSAHATRERVRVVAFNVAFAELRKLLPTLPPDKKLSKIEILRLAICYISYLNHVLDV; from the coding sequence ATGATGCTCAGTCCTGACCAGTCCGGCCTGCCCTGGGGACAAAGGGACACAGAGTCCTTGTTGGACACTTTCAACGTGCAGTGTGGGTCCATGCCGGCCGAACCCGAGGATGGAGAGGGCAAGGCGCGCTCCGTGCATGTGCCCGGCCTCAgcagggaggagaagaggaggaggaggcgcgcCACAGCTAAATATCGTTCTGCGCACGCCACCAGGGAGCGCGTCCGTGTGGTGGCTTTTAACGTGGCCTTTGCAGAGCTGAGGAAACTGCTGCCAACGCTCCCACCTGACAAGAAGTTGTCCAAGATTGAGATCCTGAGACTCGCGATCTGTTACATCTCCTACCTCAACCACGTGCTGGATGTTTAG
- the LOC131979087 gene encoding ribosyldihydronicotinamide dehydrogenase [quinone]-like, whose product MAKKVLIVYAHQSSGSFNAAAKNAAVEVLTAQGCTVEVSDLYAMKFKATATADDITGEVKNADHFRYAEETKLAWQEGKLCADITEEQRKLTQADLIIFQFPMYWFTVPAIMKGWIDRVLTLGYAYSQEKRYSQGIFKEKQAMLSFTTGSQESMFSANGINGDMNVTLWPLQNGILHYCGFQVLAPQIFWAPSHVPSEARSTMLESWRTRLQGLLEEKPLSFTPLDCFDGEKGYQLKPEVHEKHATKEYGLTVGIHLGKALPPNNQMKAGV is encoded by the exons ATGG CAAAGAAAGTGTTGATCGTGTATGCCCACCAGAGCTCTGGCTCATTCAACGCTGCAGCTAAGAACGCTGCAGTGGAAGTTTTAACCGCTCAGGGCTGCACAGTGGAAGTGTCTGACCTGTATGCCATGAAGTTTAAAGCCACTGCTACAGCTGACGACATCACCG GAGAAGTTAAGAATGCTGATCACTTCCGGTATGCAGAGGAGACCAAACTGGCATGGCAGGAAGGAAAACTGTGTGCTGATATCACTGAGGAACAACGCAAACTCACTCAGGCAGACCTCATCATCTTTCAG TTCCCCATGTACTGGTTCACTGTTCCAGCAATCATGAAGGGCTGGATCGACCGTGTGCTCACACTGGGCTATGCCTACTCGCAGGAGAAGCGATACAGCCAGGGAATCTTCAAG GAAAAGCAAGCCATGCTGTCCTTCACCACAGGATCTCAGGAGTCCATGTTCAGTGCAAATGGCATCAATGGAGACATGAATGTCACACTGTGGCCACTGCAG AATGGCATCCTGCACTACTGTGGCTTCCAGGTTCTGGCTCCGCAGATCTTCTGGGCTCCATCTCATGTTCCCTCTGAGGCACGCAGCACCATGCTGGAGAGCTGGCGTACACGACTGCAAGGACTCCTAGAAGAGAAGCCGCTTTCCTTCACTCCCCTGGACTGCTTTGATGGGGAGAAGGGTTACCAGCTGAAGCCTGAGGTCCATGAGAAGCATGCCACCAAGGAGTACGGGCTAACAGTGGGGATCCACCTGGGCAAGGCACTCCCACCCAACAACCAGATGAAAGCTGGAGTCTGA